The following proteins are co-located in the Mus caroli chromosome 7, CAROLI_EIJ_v1.1, whole genome shotgun sequence genome:
- the LOC110298653 gene encoding olfactory receptor 13A1-like translates to MNWIIHTTMVSPNQTVVTEFVLQGFSEHPSLRLFLTGCFLSLYTVALMGNMVIIALITSSTGLHSPMYFFLCNLATMDIICTSSVLPKALVGLLSEENIISFQGCMAQLFFLVWSGSSELLLLTVMAYDRYVAICSPLHYSSRMSPQLCGALAMGVWSICALNASINTGLMTQLSFCGPKVITHFFCEIPPLLLLSCSPTYVNSIMTLVADAFYGGINFVLTLLSYGCIIASILRMRSAEGKKKAFSTCSSHLILVSVYYSSVFCAYISPGSSYSPERSKFTSVLYSVLSPTLNPLIYTLRNKDVKLALKRLLPSFSN, encoded by the coding sequence ATGAACTGGATaatccacacaactatggtcagtCCCAACCAGACAGTAGTGACAGAGTTTGTGCTACAAGGATTCTCAGAGCACCCTAGTCTAAGACTGTTCCTGACAGGCTGCTTCCTGTCCCTCTACACAGTGGCTTTAATGGGCAACATGGTGATCATTGCTTTGATCACCTCCAGCACTGGGCTCCACAgtcccatgtactttttcctgtGCAACTTAGCAACCATGGATATTATCTGCACCTCCTCTGTGCTGCCCAAGGCACTTGTTGGTCTACTGTCTGAAGAAAATATCATCTCCTTCCAAGGATGCATGGCCCagctcttctttcttgtttggtcTGGATCCTCTGAGCTACTGCTGCTCACagtgatggcctatgaccgctatgtggccatctgcagtCCCCTCCACTACAGCTCTAGAATGAGCCCACAGCTGTGTGGGGCCCTGGCCATGGGTGTATGGTCAATCTGTGCACTAAATGCATCCATCAACACTGGTCTGATGACACAGCTGTCATTCTGTGGCCCCAAAGTCATCACCCACTTCTTCTGTGAGAttcccccactcctcctgctcTCCTGTAGTCCTACATATGTGAATAGCATTATGACTCTTGTGGCAGATGCCTTTTATGGAGGCATCAATTTTGTACTTACATTGCTATCCTATGGCTGCATCATTGCCAGCATCCTACGCATGCGTTCTGCTGAGGGCAAGAAGAAAGCCTTTTCTACCTGCTCATCCCACCTCATCTTGGTCTCTGTGTACTACTCATCTGTGTTCTGTGCCTATATCAGTCCTGGTTCCAGCTACAGCCCAGAAAGAAGCAAATTTACCTCAGTTTTGTACTCAGTCCTCAGCCCAACCCTCAACCCCCTCATCTATACACTGAGGAACAAGGATGTCAAGCTTGCCCTGAAAAGACTCTTGCCCTCTTTCTCAAATTAA
- the LOC110298649 gene encoding olfactory receptor 13A1-like produces MNWILLTTMFSLNQTVVTEFVLQGFSEHPSLRLFLTGCFLSLYTVALMGNMVIIALITSSTGLHTPMYFFLCNLATMDIICTSSVLPKALVGLLSEENTISFKGCMAQLFFLVWSEASELLLFTVMAYDRYVAICSPLHYSSRMSPQLCGTLAVAVWSICAVNASVHTGLMTRLSFCGPKVITHFFCEIPPLLQLSCSPTYVNTFMTLVADVFYGGINFVLTLLSYGCIIASILRMRSAEGKRKAFSTCSSHLIVVSVYYSSVFCAYISPGSSYSPERNKFTAVLYSVLSPTLNPLIYSLRNKDVKRALRRLLPSFSY; encoded by the coding sequence ATGAACTGGATCCTCCTCACAACAATGTTCAGTCTCAACCAGACAGTAGTGACAGAGTTTGTGCTGCAAGGGTTCTCAGAGCACCCTAGTCTAAGACTGTTCCTGACAGGCTGCTTCCTGTCCCTCTACACAGTGGCTTTAATGGGCAACATGGTGATCATTGCTTTGATCACCTCCAGCACTGGGctccacactcccatgtactttttcctgtGCAACTTAGCAACCATGGATATTATCTGCACCTCCTCTGTGCTGCCCAAGGCCCTGGTTGGTCTACTGTCTGAAGAAAACACCATCTCCTTCAAAGGATGCATGGCCCAGCTCTTCTTTCTTGTGTGGTCTGAAGCCTCTGAGCTGCTGCTGTTCACGgtcatggcctatgaccgctatgtggccatctgcagtCCCCTCCACTACAGCTCTAGAATGAGCCCACAGCTGTGTGGGACTCTGGCCGTGGCTGTATGGTCCATCTGTGCTGTGAATGCATCTGTACACACTGGTCTGATGACACGGCTGTCATTCTGTGGCCCCAAGGTCATCACCCACTTCTTCTGTGAGATACCTCCACTACTTCAACTCTCCTGTAGTCctacatatgtaaatacatttatGACTCTTGTGGCAGATGTTTTTTATGGAGGCATCAATTTTGTACTTACCTTGCTATCCTATGGCTGCATCATTGCCAGCATCCTGCGCATGCGTTCTGCTGAGGGCAAGAGGAAGGCCTTTTCTACCTGCTCATCCCACCTCATCGTGGTTTCTGTGTACTACTCATCTGTGTTCTGTGCCTATATCAGTCCTGGTTCCAGCTACAGcccagaaagaaacaaatttacCGCCGTTTTGTACTCAGTCCTGAGCCCAACCCTCAACCCCCTCATCTATTCACTTAGGAACAAGGATGTCAAGCGTGCCCTCAGAAGACTCTTGCCCTCTTTCTCATATTAA